In Camelina sativa cultivar DH55 chromosome 16, Cs, whole genome shotgun sequence, a single window of DNA contains:
- the LOC104754042 gene encoding magnesium transporter MRS2-10: MSELKERLLPPRPASAINLRGDAAASRPSPSGRQPLLGLDVLGLKKRGQGLKSWIRVDTFANSQLIEVDKFTMMRRCDLPARDLRLLDPLFVYPSTILGREKAIVVNLEQIRCIITADEVLLLNSLDNYVLRYVVELQQRLKASSVTEVWNQDTLDFSRRSRSRSLDNVFQNSSPDYLPFEFRALEVALEAACTFLDSQASELEIEAYPLLDELTSKISTLNLERARRLKSRLVALTRRVQKVRDEIEQLMDDDGDMAEMYLTEKKKRMEGSLYGDQSLPVYRSNDCVSLSAPVSPVSSPPETRRLEKSLSVVRSRHDSARSSEGATENIEELEMLLEAYFVVIDSTLNKLTSLKEYIDDTEDFISIQLDNVRNQLIQFELLLTTATFVVAIFGVVAGIFGMNFEIDFFEKQGAFKWVLTITGVCGLLIFLAFVWFYKRRRLMPL; this comes from the exons GGGATGCAGCAGCTTCTCGTCCTTCTCCATCAGGGAGACAACCTCTCCTTGGACTTGATGTTTTGGGTCTCAAGAAGCGTGGCCAAGGCCTCAAGTCTTGGATTCGTGTTGATACTTTTGCCAATTCTCAGCTCATTGAGGTCGATAAGTTCACTATGATGCGTAGATGTGATTTGCCTGCTCGTGATTTAAGGCTCCTTGATCCTTTGTTTGTCTATCCCTCCACTATCCTTGGCAGAGAGAAGGCTATTGTTGTTAACTTGGAGCAGATCCGTTGTATCATTACTGCTGATGAGGTTTTGCTCTTGAATTCCCTTGACAACTATGTGCTTCGGTATGTTGTTGAGCTGCAGCAGAGGCTAAAGGCGAGTTCTGTTACTGAGGTTTGGAATCAGGACACTCTTGATTTCAGCAGGAGGAGTCGGAGTAGGAGTTTAGACAATGTCTTTCAGAACTCATCCCCTGATTATTTACCTTTCGAGTTTAGGGCTCTTGAAGTTGCCCTTGAAGCTGCTTGTACCTTCCTTGATTCCCAG GCTTCAGAGTTAGAGATTGAGGCATACCCATTATTGGATGAGCTTACCTCAAAGATCAGTACTTTAAACTTGGAGCGTGCGCGTAGACTAAAGAGCAGACTTGTAGCATTGACGAGAAGAGTTCAAAAGGTTCGGGATGAGATTGAACAGCTAATGGACGATGATGGGGATATGGCGGAAATGTACctaacagagaagaagaagagaatggaaGGATCTTTATATGGTGATCAGTCTTTACCTGTTTACAGATCGAATGATTGTGTTTCTCTGTCTGCGCCAGTTTCTCctgtttcttctcctcctgagACCCGTAGACTTGAGAAAAGCTTGAGCGTTGTAAGGAGCCGGCATGACAGTGCTAGGAGCTCAGAAGGCGCAACCGAGAATATAGAGGAGCTAGAGATGTTGCTGGAAGCATACTTTGTTGTCATCGATAGCACTCTCAACAAGCTAACCTCG TTAAAGGAGTACATTGATGATACCGAGGATTTCATCAGCATACAGTTG GATAACGTACGGAATCAGCTGATCCAATTCGAGCTGCTGCTAACTACTGCGACATTCGTTGTAGCCATCTTTGGGGTTGTAGCAGGGATCTTTGGGATGAATTTTGAAATAGATTTCTTTGAAAAGCAAGGTGCTTTCAAATGGGTTTTGACCATCACTGGAGTGTGCGGCCTTCTCATATTTTTGGCATTCGTCTGGTTCTACAAACGTAGAAGACTCATGCCTCTGTGA
- the LOC104752421 gene encoding uncharacterized protein LOC104752421, whose amino-acid sequence MGNDRNSNGGSNLGGGIRAKMEHYVYSGEKKQVLAGIGIISIIFGIPWYLMNQGSKHRSHQDYLEKADKARKARLSSSSSSDN is encoded by the exons ATGGGAAATGATAGAAATAGCAATGGAGGTTCAAATTTGGGAGGAGGAATTAGGGCGAAGATGGAGCACTATGTTTACAGTGGGGAGAAGAAACAAGTTTTGGCTGGGATTGGGATTATCAGCATCATCTTCGGAATCCCATGGTATCTAATGAAtcaag GATCAAAGCATCGTTCTCACCAGGATTACTTGGAAAAAGCCGATAAAGCTCGAAAAGCACgtctctcatcatcttcatcctcggATAACTAG
- the LOC104752422 gene encoding pentatricopeptide repeat-containing protein At1g80880, mitochondrial, with protein MAAILAIARKLTRTPLWGIVKCQSLLRAVSTPFLSSSFQNHSFSSAFHRTGLVHSQIFTQNVPRFISSNRFFSTQIISDMLEINRALAPVEQGLIDLIRQVSELESEAEAMASLEDSSFDLNHDSFYSLIWELRDEWRLAFLAFKWGEKRGCDDQRACDLMIWVLGNHQKFNIAWCLVRDMFNVSRDTRKAMFLMMDRYAAANDTSQAIRTFDIMDKFKHIPDDEAFQGLLYVLCRHGHIEKAEEFMLASKKLFPVDVEGFNIILNGWCNVWTDVTEAKRVWREMGNYCVTPNSDSYIHMISCFSKGGNLFDSLRLYDEMKKRGLAPGVDVYNSLVYVMTRENCFDEAMKLLDKMNEEGLKPDSVTYNSMIRPLCEVGKLDVARNVLATMLSENLSLTVDTFHAFLEAVDFDKTLEVLGQMKISGLGPTEETFLLILGHMFKEKQPEHALKIWAVMDRFEIVVNSALYLATIQGLLTCGWLEKAREIYSDMKSKGFPGNPKLQKLLEEQKVKGIRKSKRIDLRRVGSRGGHKGQRSIYKKESDRGKT; from the exons ATGGCTGCGATTCTTGCCATTGCTCGCAAACTAACGCGAACGCCACTATGGGGGATTGTTAAATGTCAATCTCTGCTACGTGCAGTATCGACACCGTTTTTGAGCTCATCTTTCCAAAATCATTCCTTCTCTTCagcatttcatcgaacaggTCTTGTGCATTCTCAAATCTTCACGCAAAACGTACCACGGTTTATCTCCTCCAACCGCTTCTTCTCGACCCAAATCATCTCCGACATGTTAGAGATCAATCGAGCCTTGGCTCCGGTAGAACAGGGTCTGATTGATCTAATCAGACAGGTCTCTGAGCTAGAGTCAGAGGCGGAAGCCATGGCTTCTCTAGAGGACTCGTCGTTCGATCTAAATCATGATTCTTTCTACTCTTTAATCTGGGAGTTAAGAGATGAATGGAGGCTTGCCTTTCTAGCATTCAAGTGGGGTGAGAAACGCGGCTGTGATGATCAGCGAGCTTGTGATTTGATGATCTGGGTCTTGGGTAATCACCAGAAGTTCAACATTGCTTGGTGTTTGGTCCGTGATATGTTTAACGTTTCAAGAGATACTAGAAAGGCCATGTTTCTCATGATGGACAG ATATGCTGCTGCTAATGATACTAGCCAAGCTATTAGGACATTTGATATTATGGATAAGTTTAAACACATTCCTGATGATGAAGCATTTCAAGGATTGTTATATGTCCTGTGTAGACATGGACACATTGAAAAAGCTGAAGAGTTCATGCTTGCAAGCAAAAAGCTCTTTCCTGTGGACGTTGAGGGATTCAACATAATTCTTAATGGTTGGTGTAACGTTTGGACTGATGTGACTGAAGCAAAGAGGGTTTGGCGAGAGATGGGGAATTATTGTGTCACGCCTAACAGTGACTCTTACATTCACATGATCTCTTGCTTCTCTAAAGGTGGGAACCTTTTTGATTCTCTCAGGCTCTACGATGAAATGAAGAAACGGGGATTGGCTCCAGGGGTTGACGTTTACAATTCTTTGGTTTATGTGATGACCCGTGAGAATTGTTTTGACGAAGCTATGAAGCTTTTGGATAAGATGAACGAGGAAGGTTTAAAGCCAGATTCAGTCACCTACAACTCGATGATACGCCCACTTTGTGAGGTTGGAAAGCTGGATGTAGCCAGGAATGTATTGGCAACCATGTTAAGTGAGAACCTAAGTCTCACAGTCGATACATTTCATGCATTCCTTGAGGCTGTAGATTTCGATAAAACTTTAGAGGTTTTAGGCCAAATGAAGATTTCTGGTTTAGGTCCTACAGAAGAGAcatttcttctcattcttggACATATGTTCAAGGAAAAGCAACCGGAACATGCTTTGAAGATCTGGGCAGTAATGGATCGTTTTGAGATAGTGGTTAATTCTGCTCTTTACTTGGCAACAATACAGGGCCTTTTGACATGTGGGTGGCTTGAAAAGGCCAGAGAAATATATTCAGACATGAAATCAAAGGGGTTCCCAGGAAATCCTAAGCTCCAGAAATTGCTGGAAGAGCAAAAGGTGAAGGGGATCAGAAAAAGCAAGAGAATAGATCTTCGAAGAGTTGGTTCTCGGGGTGGCCATAAAGGTCAACGAtcaatatacaaaaaagaaTCAGATAGGGGTAAGACTTGA
- the LOC104752424 gene encoding putative receptor-like protein kinase At1g80870 → MPSRPNPTRPKLIINRTKTLFLILTISSSLVIFFAILYFIYHLWTSLLNRSRTIPFDVAASPLKLQLFSYKELKLATNDFDESNVIGKGGSGTVFRGITRDGKLFAVKRLDSLSLQTETEFQNELQILGGLKSSFLVTLLGYCVEKNHRFLIYEYMPNKSLQELLFNEDGDSCLNWEMRFSIILDVAKALDFMHLGCDPPVIHGDIKPSNVLLDSEFRAKISDFGLSRVKVEGGYGVDLFSQDLGKSQELSATFGGESTPQTAVGTPTHHEVDFALALQASSSSKNSRTSRNIKGMNLNPMSLAMEGETKGKEVSNDGDDSKVNHVVLSCEEDHHEFDQGKEMNLSPNSVLDLGKGSKQWGRDWWWKQEGSGELCSKDYVREWIGSQIDTVNPDWDDEKKIISSTPELGVSTRTIDKDESGLNESRFDTLQEKFAKEEINGKTKKKLKKKKKHRNMEEWWKEEEHQDERNNKKKIRILRIKFKNRLKVPHFRYCFHQEGEHSVQDREGEAGGEFSFRKGWRRKSNSSSKKKKNNNNRSMGSEMWSGDLFSRELSSTTSMRGTLCYIAPEYGGGCCYLMEKGDIYSFGVLILVIISGRRPLHVLASPMKLEKANLVTWCRQLAQSGNVLELVDEKLKDGYNKEEAGLCINLALACLQKAPELRPDVSEVVRILRGEMDISSIAFEFSPSPPAKFYGSRSKRRS, encoded by the coding sequence ATGCCTTCAAGACCAAATCCAACCCGACCAAAGCTAATCATCAACAGAACAAAAACTCTCTTCTTGATTCTCACAATCTCATCCTCTCTTGTAATCTTCTTCGCAATCCTCTACTTCATCTACCACCTCTGGACATCTCTTCTCAACCGCTCTAGAACCATCCCTTTCGACGTTGCTGCGTCGCCACTAAAGCTCCAGCTCTTCTCTTACAAGGAGCTCAAGCTAGCGACAAACGATTTCGACGAATCCAATGTGATTGGTAAAGGCGGCTCTGGTACTGTGTTCAGAGGCATTACTAGAGACGGCAAGCTTTTCGCGGTTAAGAGACTCGACAGCCTCTCTCTTCAAACAGAGACCGAGTTTCAGAACGAGTTACAGATTCTTGGCGGGTTAAAGTCGTCTTTTTTAGTTACCCTTTTAGGATATTGCGTCGAGAAGAATCACAGGTTCTTGATTTACGAGTATATGCCAAACAAGAGCCTTCAAGAGCTTCTGTTCAACGAGGATGGAGACTCTTGCTTGAATTGGGAAATGAGATTTAGTATCATCCTCGATGTAGCGAAAGCTCTCGACTTTATGCATCTCGGATGCGACCCGCCAGTGATTCATGGAGACATCAAGCCTAGTAATGTTCTTCTTGATTCTGAGTTCAGGGCAAAGATTTCGGATTTTGGCTTGTCTAGGGTTAAAGTGGAAGGAGGTTACGGTGTTGATCTGTTCAGCCAAGATTTGGGGAAAAGTCAAGAACTGTCGGCAACGTTCGGAGGAGAGAGCACTCCTCAGACCGCTGTTGGTACTCCAACGCATCATGAGGTTGACTTTGCTCTTGCTCTAcaagcttcttcgtcttccaagAACAGTAGAACAAGCCGTAACATTAAAGGAATGAATCTGAATCCAATGAGTCTAGCAATGGAGGGTGAGACAAAAGGAAAAGAGGTTTCAAACGATGGGGATGATTCTAAAGTGAATCATGTTGTGTTGTCATGTGAGGAGGATCATCATGAGTTTGATCAGGGCAAGGAGATGAATTTGAGTCCCAATTCGGTTCTTGATTTAGGGAAAGGATCTAAGCAATGGGGGAGAGATTGGTGGTGGAAGCAAGAAGGGAGTGGTGAACTCTGTAGTAAAGATTATGTTAGAGAATGGATAGGGAGTCAGATTGACACGGTGAATCCTGATTgggatgatgagaagaagatcATCAGTAGTACCCCTGAGCTGGGAGTTTCAACTAGGACGATCGATAAAGATGAGTCTGGTTTGAATGAGTCTAGGTTTGACACTCTACAAGAAAAGTTTGCGAAAGAAGAAATCAAcggaaagacaaagaagaaattgaaaaagaagaagaagcataggAATATGGAGGAAtggtggaaagaagaagagcatcAAGATGagagaaataacaaaaagaagattAGAATTCTGAGGATTAAGTTCAAGAACCGTTTAAAAGTTCCACATTTTCGTTACTGTTTCCATCAAGAAGGTGAACACAGCGTGCAGGACCGAGAAGGAGAAGCGGGGGGAGAGTTTAGCTTCAGAAAGGGATGGAGAAGGAAAAGCAATAGCAgcagcaagaagaagaagaacaacaacaatagatCAATGGGGAGTGAGATGTGGAGTGGGGATTTGTTCAGCCGTGAACTAAGCAGCACGACGAGTATGAGAGGCACATTGTGTTACATAGCGCCAGAGTATGGGGGCGGTTGCTGTTACTTGATGGAGAAAGGTGATATCTACAGCTTTGGAGTACTGATTCTAGTCATAATCTCTGGTAGGAGGCCATTACACGTCCTTGCATCTCCGATGAAACTTGAAAAGGCGAATTTGGTGACCTGGTGTAGGCAGTTGGCTCAGTCAGGGAATGTTCTTGAGCTGGTCGACGAGAAATTGAAGGATGGGTATAACAAGGAAGAAGCAGGATTGTGCATTAACTTGGCTTTGGCTTGTCTGCAGAAAGCACCTGAGTTACGGCCTGATGTTAGTGAAGTTGTGAGAATCTTGAGAGGGGAAATGGACATTTCGTCGATTGCTTTCGAGTTCTCTCCATCGCCACCGGCAAAATTTTATGGCAGTAGATCGAAACGGAGAAGTTAA
- the LOC109129553 gene encoding uncharacterized protein At3g43530-like — protein MVRTKNPSYVEKSNPPADLEKEGNRGDESERDSDKTNSIEKSNDKDSSGSEDECDVMQPLNMYFDYSQYTKPFKMSGKCFISETVNLLGGHLKEEELDWFLGHPQFKHFFHMLKDSNHKLMGLWMLLLHTV, from the exons ATGGTTCGTACAAAGAACCCAAGCTATGTGGAAAAATCGAATCCCCCAGCAGATCTCGAAAAAGAAGGAAATCGTGGGGATGAATCTGAACGTGATTCCGATAAGACGAACTCAATTGAGAAGTCAAATGATAAGGATTCATCG GGATCTGAGGATGAATGCGACGTAATGCAACCTCTGAATATGTACTTCGATTACTCCCAGTATACGAAGCCTTTCAAGATGTCTGGAAAGTGTTTTATTTCAGAGACGGTAAACTTATTAGGCGGTCATCTTAAAGAAGAGGAGTTAGATTGGTTTTTAGGGCACCCACAGTTCAAGCATTTCTTCCATATGCTTAAGGATTCGAATCATAAGTTGATGGGTTTGTGGATGTTGTTGCTTCACACGGTGTAA